DNA sequence from the Methanolobus psychrophilus R15 genome:
ATTAATCCTGGAACATCCTCCGGATAAATGATATCCTCGTATACGAGTCTTCCTGAAATGAAGTCCTCCGGGCTGTATCCGAGAATTGATACCTGTGCTGACATGACTTTAACATGCCCGCCTTCTCCCGCGGCTCGCACAAGAGCAATTACCGGCATATGTCGGATGAGTTCTTCAAGGGCTTTTATGTAATCATCGGGTTTTGGCTGGCTGGCCATAGCAGGTGTTCTCTCTTCATGTTTGGTTTGAAGGAACTCACTCTCTTTAAGATCGTCCAGTTCGGTATCCTTTATGTTTGTCTCTCTCCCCGTTG
Encoded proteins:
- a CDS encoding putative PAS/PAC sensor protein, giving the protein MTTGRETNIKDTELDDLKESEFLQTKHEERTPAMASQPKPDDYIKALEELIRHMPVIALVRAAGEGGHVKVMSAQVSILGYSPEDFISGRLVYEDIIYPEDVPGLMLELLENTREGAYEVTQRYRARTKMGEIIPVEEQTLVHRDEKGEPLYYLTIVKSVG